catcatcgtacctAGCGGATCCAAACTATAGGAAACTTTGATCAGAATCCGAGGAGGAAAGGAAAACaacaactcatatccataaacAAGAATGTGGACAAATTAAAGAGTCCTCCAACTCAAGAAAGATCCTCAGAATGTTACATTCCTAGCACAAAGAAGTTTACCAAAGAAAAAGATATATGAAGAAGGTTGTACACTTCAAGTATCATGAtaaaaatggtaatgaagtTTAGCATAATTATGATGGAAAAAACTCAAGATAGGTTTATTTGTTCTCCTTCAATTATCTTCAATTATCTcactttttttcaaaaaattcattttaatgttttatcaGTTGGAGATGTTGTATTTGAcggtaataaaaattattaaaaaaaaaaacttttttatgatcaacttTTCTTTATCATAGGAATAAAAAGGTAAAGCTAAAAGACACTTCCAGTATCCCACGCAAGGCAGGGTTTGGATAGGGGGTTTtatttttcctgaaagatgcgaACAAAACATACCGTTCCTCCAAGAAAGGAGTAAAGAGATGCgcgcgcagtcaagaaaccccccAATTGATACCTGCGACCAGTTGGGGTCGAATCCCAAACTTTCTGCTCCACATGCAGATGCTTtatccattgagccacaagCGCTTCTGGTACCATAGGAATAACATGATACATTCTACAAATCatctttattatcattatttaatacTAACAATCAAACAAAccgttagaatttaaaaattctTGAATAAAACTCTAAAATACAACTTGATATGTTAGGTTTTAGACACATTACTCGTATggatattataaatataatttccCATTTGAAAACTTttctgaaacagtcgtattattaatgagatttcattagtcgtttttagcacctaattttatatatatatatttgttcattactaattaaaatttaattagtgatggtagtaatttgaaaaatttctATGATGATTGGAAACTTGTCAACTCGTAATGTAGTTATGAAGTGTAACAAGTAACATAAACTTTGGAGATTAAACTTAATGTTGATCAACTACCCATAACTTTTCGggataattataatacttacccgaaaaatttatttacccatgttgagaataaattaaacatttcataaacatatacaagtgatttttaaacatgaagtacaagttagaTAACTTGTTACATATACAATaattttacccaaaccttaaactatattagataaacctttcttacaccataatagaccaaattgaggacaaaaaccacctcaaatcagccccaaacagcagtCCCATATGGCTGTCACCTACCCCCTTTTAGCTCTTTGTTTACTTACATACTCAAGCAAATTGTTCTATTCAAAACCCCCTTTGTTccacccaaagcttgtgcatcattacaagcatgcaagaggcaaatattagAAGCAAAAACACTTCATTTTCAGACCATTTTATTCTGCCATAATCCCCAACAAATTGCTCCCAAATTCATCCAaaaacaaacactagaatccttcaaaattttaactactaaaacaccttcttttctcatcaaatcttcttcaaaaatccaactaaaacttttgaaaatttatgtttataaactcaaatctcccataaaaataatcttcatcttaataGCTTTCCATaaacaccaaacttgaagaaatccaccaagtatagagtaagatatgatcatttctttattccactagtttttgttaaaacttgttcatgtaaaacattttttttacatgaatctttctataactaagatcattataaaatgagtattttatcttttaactaagaaaatcatcacttataaatctataaaaataggccataataaaaagtaagaagatgtatttccacaaacatataaattttgttacttaaagaattcaagtaaaattatgggacttaactaagtatgttgctcaacataataagtatactccaaatatgttaaaatcatcacaagtattagtctaacaactctaactagggaaagttaagtgcatgtaagaaatccaaaattattattgatttttagatgaatgcaatatgtttagttgaagagttggagataagacttgaagggcaagaacccgaagttagaacctcGTCTAAGAatgcgtaggagcttacggaataattatataggcttggaatcgaggtatgtcacatgggtgatttttaaaggatttaagaacaagtaggaaaagtttgtgtataaacttgtttttaaaaaataaaattcccaaagaaaagttcttaaatcttgaaaaacgatatcaaaatgataattttgagaatggaataatttattacatgtattattattgtgggcatcatgcatggttattttataaattgttgtatgtttaaaggcatgtttaacactactttgtgaaagttattgtggtGGAAAAGATTATATgaactttgaaaatatttgaaattcattttaaaagaaatttccagtagctatatgttaagaaaatctcttgaatactttttgttgcaattattcgttaaattgatattttaatagattttaaggtgttaaatactcttattataaaacattgtattagataaactcttcatcatcaaaaataattaataaaaatatattataatgtctccgatttggccagaatatgtttagtttggaattttttcatgatttttgaataatcgttaaattgtttaacggtaaattgtaaaatgttaaaatataaaataattaccaaaaaaatacatatggacttgaaatttttatcacatacttatATGGATATTaggtaaaattgacaaaagtttgggaaggtttcgttgacatttaaggaccttaataatttttactcggttattaataattggTAAGATTGAAaacgataaaatataaaataaatactaaatgacgtcttttggacataaaacttttatgagacacttatataaacagtaaatacatattaaaaaatttatatggatttttgtgaccatatatggacttaaataaattttattccgtttatcggtaaaataacgatattaattattgaaatgatttttaatggttatttaaaattttataccccttaaaatagcttcttgaacatcatataatttttatagtatttgattcggactcaaataattttaaacctattttattctatttatcgataaaatgtctatacaaaataataaaacatcataaatgacttttataagttcaaatggcctaataaacatgttatatgacttctggaactttggtataattttataaaatatattattaattatttactaatttatcaagttAATAGAAAATGGctatttattaaaaggtgtaatattgttaattaaattagggtataaatagacctatatcaaaaatttataattatattaataacatactgcctcatagtataaaataattttaacttagatggtttataaattttacggatttaagacaccatttaaataacggtaaatacctaaattgtcaaaaataattgtaagatagttataaattcgcataaccaattataatatgACGgaacaaccttaaattcattttaaataaggtattactaggcatggccacggggcgggttacccggaaccgaaccggtcccgaaccgcttggaaccggaaccggaaccggaaccgtttgcgacaggttccgaaccgccccgaaccgcgaaaccgtgaaaccgccggaaaaaagtcgccggaaccgtgaaaccgccggaaaaaaccgtcgtgaaccgggccaaaaaacccgcgggttggaaccggaaccggtccgggagaaccggtccaacggttccatggaaccggttctggaaccggaaccgggaccggtccggttgaaccggctcaacggttccatggaaccggaaccgggaccggtccggttgaaccggcccaccggttccatggaaccgttgagccaaactagccgttagagagccgttagagagccgttggaatccatcctataaatactcatcactttcaatcattttcattcacaactcatctcttctcctactctctctacttaattctttaattacgcaattattctcttaattacataattagtcttctaattatttcttaatttagttagttacataattaatcatttatttatttcttaattctatatttctatttttacttctatactatcaatcatgtcttcatttttgaaaaaagccacaaaaaaagttactaaagtggcaaaatcattaggaggttccagttcctccaaaagaaaggccacttctactccgtcggtatcaacaacaccctccattagtaattataattatgaacctaattatccggaagggtacgacccggagttacatcaatatgcagaagaagtggaaaaagatatacaaattgaagaagaagaagaacaagaagaagaaccaacgaccccaattggggtacatatatctcgacagtcatcaacaagatcagatgaagaacaaggagaacaacaacaacaaagacaagctcgtggtaaacgagtcaatttccaaactatcggttagttttataattttattcttcaaattaattaaactttaaattatttatttatttaattatagttttataattttaaattatttatttagatgaagatgaaccagtaagacaaccttttccggcaatgccaccttctagtggtagagctgtttcacatgtgtggtcgtatttcacaaaagaaccaaccgagaatccagatatgttcctatgcacttgtcaaatttgtgaaagtcaaggagtaaagcccttagtttcatacaatttcgccagaggtaaatactttttaagttttttatacatacataatacattcatacattatatattcatattttataaacatttatttattgtgttttgtgaatacgtgttaggtggtggaacgggatcttttaacaaacatttggcaaagaagcatggaatcacaaaagaaactcatgcatcaagcggcagcgggaccacaagtggaagccgacagacacaatgggacattcccaacacaggtatgccttttagatataatcgtaatgacatgattgatgaattttctaggtatgtaatttgcgatgaattgccttttaaccacggtgaaagtagggcatatgagcgtctcactagacaacaattgcaaccacaatttagagcaatccctaggaacactcttaaaagacgaacaattaaattatacgaatcaatgcgctatgacctagttgaaatgtttaaatcgtttaatggtagggttagcataacaactgacatatggtctgctcccccacatttagaatcttatatgtgtgtaacagcacactggatagatcgaaattggattattcaaaaaagaataattgcttttgagactatgccagaaagacacaccggcgaaaacataaaatatagattaatagagatatgtagggaatggaacttattagataaaatattttgttgttcaacagataatgcaaccgcaaacataaaatgtatagaacttttatttaacgaacccgcctttagtttaatccttgggggtagcttattacacatacgttgttgtgcgcacatagttaacttatcttgtcaagtaggtataaaacaattaagtgaattattagaaccaattagggatatagtaaaatggcttaggatcggaaagattaaaagaagatataaacaattatgtgaccaataccaacttaaaaaagtgtattggtcattagatactcctacacgttgggggtcaacgaacgatttattaagaaaggcgattgcttatcgcccagtaataacacaactatatagtgagtgtacagatagtttcatagctgatgaaacttgggaattagcaataggtgtacataacatattagaagcgtatgaccacgcgactaagattttttcttatgtttatgaaccgaacgttcacttagtaataagtgaatgtattactattttttatcacctgcttaaacatacacaagaagatactaacccacaattaaggccgattcttgctgaaatgatggaaaaatggaaatcatattttaccgattttccttacatttatggaatcgcaaccattttggacccacgttttaaaaccgaggtcctaaccaaagtaataggattttattatcaagcgttagatccatggatgatgatggatacaacttcatcatcgtcaggaggagagtcagcggaagcatctaatcaatatcaaccacatgatgatgacgaagacgaataggatcaatccgacaagcgacaacgatgaatcaacactcaacaactataaataaaaggtatgacaaagaactacgtgggctttgattccttcgggatacgtaggcagcttagtattcatttgggtactaggttcaagtccattttctccctctttttttattaatcatctttatcgacattatcattgattcgtttcttattaattaatttttttccattcattttagtaaatatttcaataacgatgacaacttgacatgcaatgaatttcgctaataatcaagtaatcatcaaaggtacgtccgcgatattatagtatttttttattatacaaaaatttaaagaaaaaattaaaatggaaccgatggtccgacccgcccgtcccgtgagttggaaccgccggaaccgcctcatgaaccgctaaggaaccgtttggaaccgcccggaaccggaaccgttcgcgacaggttccaaatggaaccggaaccgggtggaaccggaaccggatggaaccggaacggaaccggaccaacccggaccgtggccatgcctaggtattacaatgacttgattaatttgggccttgttggagaattaatatgtattttgcaaatcaattattgattttattactGGCAAAACTAgttcgtatttaagaaaatagtgtttcaTGAAATTTTATGTCTTAATGATTTTATACTGTAACAtccgatttttttttaaaaaaataaataaataaactagtTCGTTCAACTATGCATTTTTATCTctacttttattaaaaaataattttttatataaaattcaaattctaaattcaaattctaactctttaaaaatatttagcttaattaatcataaaagacaaattaaggaaattaaagaataatattgttacacattggtttaagtaagaacaattatacaaaaaaaagttatctacgggagaaaaattatattaagattcaaCCCAAAATTAGCTTAATAGATAccatcattattttatttataaaaaaaaacggataccgggtacccggtttccaAAAATATGTGACCCGGATCCGGATTATCCGCTTTGCAAAAACCTGGTAAATTATTCGGTTTTGAAAACCGGATCGGATATTTCGGATCGGGTTTTTTTGCACACCCCtagcgggtacatatgccacagcaaatgttgtgtgcgtGATTAAACAGCTCACCAATGTttagcgcgtattgttcacaataccattatgttacacttgccggacatgtcgcgaacggtagaccgactactaAACGattcacaggatgactcacaaagtacccatgtaaacttatgatatgagtttgaaattgatttggatccattttgagatattatgatttatgatgaaaaatgagaatttgaaatgactatagagccattgaactggatttgaatgataatatgatttatcaaatgaaaaagcatatttcaaaatgaatttactcaaatcaaaaaggttttaataacttgtttgacggacactagtgtgtttatactcaacctttttgctgatactatactttatatgtttttccaaaggttttgtttttagagtaaacccctatgacacctcgacggagaatggatatgcgaacAGAAGATGAACCCgtgttggagtatgactccccttttgtttagatctctttattgtatttgagagactattagtttagttgtttagatttagactattttaaagatgtaatttaaactttggacttatttcgatttggttgtaattttcctatattttagaCAATTAAGACTtctgttatattgctttggtttggttcaagtattttacttggatattggtttgacttttaagtaaccccttatttgtgttggcaaaagtaaatttccgcttgattaatactaaattccaattaatgtttgccttcataattcgagacGGTTACATTTTCTTTTGATATTTGTAGCATTGCAAGAGCAAGAGGTATTCAAAATAGATCCGATGATCCAATTATCACCCGATCTTATAATCAAATTCGATTTGCCCCAACTTAAAAATTGATTCACAATTATTTAAATACCAATGTAGATAcaagatttgattttaaatCAACTCAAAATCAGTGCAATAACTCAAATGAATACCTCTACATATTCACGTTCCAACAAATTTAAAACGAATATGGTTTAATCCATATTGCTACAAGTTACATGGGTAACATATTAGCAACCTGACAAGCTAacacaaaataaactaaacagAGGACGTCTCCACCATCCGTTACTATTTGCGACCTTTTTCCTCCCAAATACTACATACCAACTTAATGGGAGAAATttgcaaattaaataagacaACGTAACTTACTTTTGAAGAATTCTTGGGATGCAACAATTAAGGGTGGTTTTCTAAAAAGTATAAGATTTTCAGTTGTATAGAACTCTTAATTTAAGGGCCTTAAATATTAATTGACATAAATTTATACAATCTTTGACTTAGTTTAAATACTTGTTTTTAGGctctaaaaatatgaaaaaatataaaataaacgaAATCAGTAATATCAGAGTGTATTTTGGGCCGCCCCCATGCGACATGTAATTGCTTCATAGTGTTAAGATTCTTGTAAATAGAGGGAGAAAAAACCAATTTAACATCAAAGGGATGAACTTGGTAAAGAGTACTATAAACTATGTTACttagactcttcattttgcttcacgtatcTGTGTTCAATTCTTAATGGTTGGACATTGGTATAGCATTTAGACTCTTCATTTTAGACgttaaattgaatatttagacttATCTGCTACTTGAAAACATTGTAGTATCCTGACATGGTACTCGAGTCCGAGTAATAACATAGACTATAAAAGATGAAGATGCATTGGACTATAACTCTGTTGAGGTACTTGTCTCTTGAGTGCTCTCATTTTCTTGAGAGGAAGAAAGCATGTCCTTGCACAACTCCCCATAGAACCTACACACCAAATCAATGAAAACTGGACTCTTCAAATTCCCCCAACAATACAGAAGCTCCTCAACATCCATCAAGTCCTTAACCTTCCCTTCTTCAACGATCATCTCCACCAAATGATTCTCGAAACTCTTGCACATGTCTTCATCCTCCTCAAGATCATCCGAGCTCTCTTTCTTACTGTCATCACTTATCCTTACATACCCCGGTGTTATAGGTGAAGGGAACGGCTCCTTAGCATGTCCACCTTCTGATGGACTTACACTTCTAGGATCCCCCATGGTTTGATCGGTTCCTTCACTATCCGTGTCTTTAGTCTTTCTTAGGGAGAATAGAACTGTTAGAAGTTCAGCAATGCGTAccttttttatgggttttttggcAGATTGAGCGTGTTTCTTCCTGCGAAAACGTTTCTTGAATTTAGAGAGAGAAGGGCGGCTTTTCCTCAATCGGAATTTATTCTTGGGACGGCAACGAGGGAATCTAAAAGCTTTAATGGAGAATGGTTTTCTGAACCTGACAACTTTCGTTCTGAGTTTGGGTTTAGTGCGACGTTTAGGCATTCGAAATGTAGGAGTCCTTGAAGAGAATGAAGGTTTTTCAAAATTATGCTTAAACATGGATAAAAGTTTACTACaaggctcaatcaccttagctTTGAAGTGAAACAATGTCTTTAGTTTCATTTTCTAAGATCCCGATTCAGAACGCAATGATTTTTGAATGGAGAAAGATGGGATCGGCGCATTCAAAAGACGAATGGTAAAGGGAAAGAAAGGGATATGATGTTGTGGTATGGTGGTTTGAATCTCTTAGGTTATCCCAAAATTTGAAGGATAGGTAGATAATACTGAGGCACACGTCTAAAAAGCTTCAGAAAAGTGGCATCCCATGAACTGAACTCTTAAAAGAATAGTAGTATTCTACTTCATATGATTCTACCTACACCAACCAGAAATGAGAAATACATATTTTGGGGTACCAGTCATCCTAGCTGACCACCCACTAAACCTTAAGTTGACTATGTCATCCTCCCTCCAAATTTgagcaaatgtctcatttgagcTTTGTACAAATATAAAggcaaaataatataaaggtgtcaaaaaaatttaaaaaaaaaaaaaaaaaaaaaaaaaaaaaaaaaaacagaacgTGGATAGTGAAAATGTACAAGGGTATATCATTACATCCTTAGACCAAAAAACTGCCTCTTGATTATCTCAGGTTTATACATCTCAAAAAATCGATCCCGTCCCCGGGTACTTCGACCAACAGAAATTATTCAATAGAAGTAGTAGTCTGATATAGCTCAATAGCTATATGCTATAAAACCTCAATTTACAAAAAGCAACAGGACATTCACTGTTAAGGATTTCAATTGGTGGGTTTTTAAGCAAGAAAAAGTAAATCAGGCATACAATACAATGCCTGAGCTATCTCTATTCAACAGAAAGGTAATAGGTCGAATTAAAAACTGATTTTTCACCTGGGTATAGGTCATGAACGAATCTAATGAGGTTTTGGTTTGTATCCATCAACTGCAAAATTTCTGGTGGCCACTGGCAAAGCCAGTCGAATTCCGTCTAATTCAGGCTTTGCTTCAATTTGGCAACCCAGACGAGACCTAAACAAGAAATTTAATGAGGGCTAGAACAGAAGAGTTCTTAAGACTAATTGAAGAAAGTAGTAATTAGTAAGGACGATTTACTCACGTTTCTGTAAGCCCAAAAGCAAGATCCAACATGTCATTTTCCTCGTCGGATGGCTCTGGCAGTTTGTTGTAGTAGTCCACATCCTGAAAAAGGAACCAAGTTAAAAAGTTCGAAGTCATCGGAGTGATGAGGTGACACTACTCCTATACGAACcaaaaaccaaaagtaaagGAGATACCTTACCATTACAATTACATGACATGTGGAGCATGCACACGATCCTTCACATGCTCCTGTAAAGACAGAAGAACACAATTTGAAAGCAATGTCGAGAGAATACTAGGAATGCTTTGTATAAGCAAATATGGATGTGCTAAATAAAGTCATTGCGAGGAAATAGAAGCCTACTAGGCTATTCAGAATGTCTTGATGGTGACGTGGAAAAATGCTTAAATCTTGTCTACTACAAAAAATATTCGAATTCAAGGACAAAAGTACGAAAACAAGTAGATAGCTAACCTTCTAACTCAATGTCATTCGAGTGAGCAGCTTCTAACATGCTTGTGCCTACAGGAACCTTAATCTGTTTCTCTGTTCCATCCGTTTCAACAAATGTAACATTTATTCTGTACTCAAACAAGAACAGTAGATGAGTAACAGAAATGCAATTGGA
The sequence above is drawn from the Amaranthus tricolor cultivar Red isolate AtriRed21 chromosome 5, ASM2621246v1, whole genome shotgun sequence genome and encodes:
- the LOC130813788 gene encoding transcription repressor OFP17-like; the protein is MKLKTLFHFKAKVIEPCSKLLSMFKHNFEKPSFSSRTPTFRMPKRRTKPKLRTKVVRFRKPFSIKAFRFPRCRPKNKFRLRKSRPSLSKFKKRFRRKKHAQSAKKPIKKVRIAELLTVLFSLRKTKDTDSEGTDQTMGDPRSVSPSEGGHAKEPFPSPITPGYVRISDDSKKESSDDLEEDEDMCKSFENHLVEMIVEEGKVKDLMDVEELLYCWGNLKSPVFIDLVCRFYGELCKDMLSSSQENESTQETSTSTEL
- the LOC130813789 gene encoding uncharacterized protein LOC130813789, producing the protein MWVSRISSLGARTIKKLARGQLEYTPRIRLLHASSSRIDTFFQSPPQVPRYFCTTPAVDPSQGGKGEVQTINVTFVETDGTEKQIKVPVGTSMLEAAHSNDIELEGACEGSCACSTCHVIVMDVDYYNKLPEPSDEENDMLDLAFGLTETSRLGCQIEAKPELDGIRLALPVATRNFAVDGYKPKPH